Part of the Woronichinia naegeliana WA131 genome, ATGTTGTTTATCCTGAGAGTGACGGTTTACCGATGGCTGAAAGCGATGCAACCAGGGATTATTTAATTTATGGCGTTGAAGCTCTAGATCGTTATTTTCAGAAAGATCCCAAGGTTTATGTTTCGGGAAATTTATTTATTTATTATGAGCAGGGTAATCCCAAGGCTGTGGTGGCTCCTGATGTATTTGTCGTTTTGGGAGTGGATAAAAAGAAGCGATTTTCCTATAAAACCTGGGAAGAACGAGACAAGATGCCTGATTTTATTTTAGAAATCACTTCCAAAAGTACGGCTAGTCAAGATCGTGGCATCAAGAAAGGCTTATATTCTTATTTGGGAGTTAAAGAATATTTTCAGTATGATCCGACTGCGGACTATCTAAGACCCTGTTTGCAAGGTTTTCGTTTGATGGAAGGGAATTATTTACCGATTTTGGGCCAACTTCATGGCGATCACCTATCAATTCATTCTGAAACCTTAGGTTTGGAGTTACGATTAGAGGCAGATGGTGAAATGCGTTTTTATAATCCTAAAACGGGTGAGAAATTACTGAGTACTGGGGAGATGGAACAAGCCAGGGTACAAGCGGAACAAAGAGCTGACAAGTTGGCGGCTAAGTTACGGGAACTCGGACTTGATCCAGATAGACTTTAACCGGCGGCGATGTTAGCAACTCATTTTGAGGAGTGAGACTAGAAGGTTGTCAGTTGGGAAGAAGGATGATTTCTTTTAAGGTTGTACAAGAATATAAGACCATCTCCCTGTCCATCTAAATGGTGACAGATTTTGTTTTATGTTTTTTGACACATTAATAAAAACAACAAAGACTATAATGTCAAGAAAAGCTGATAATAAATTTGGTGTACTTTATCCTAATTTAATATATTGTGGTATATTAACAATAAGAGTATAATTTTGTCAAGGATAAAACATTATGACTCAGAAATCCTATGAAGTTTTCCAAGCAGTGGAGAATAAAGCTAATCTGCTTGCTGTTTATTGGGATAACTTCAAAACAGAAATTATTCAGCATTTACCTGAGTCGTATCATGCTGAGATTGACGAGCTTTCTAGCAATCTAGAGAAAGCATCAGAGAAGTTGATTGATGAGTTGCGCCATCCAACCCTGATTTTAGCGACTACAGGTACAACGAGTAGTGGTAAGAGTACCTTAGTAAATTTTCTGTGTGGTGCTGACATTGTGCCAACAGCCGTGAGTGAAATGAGTGCAGGGACGGTCACGATTGAATATAGCGAAGAGAGGGCTTTGATTATTCAAGAAACACAAGGAGCTTTGTGGGAATGTGGAAAATGGAAAGGTATTAGTGACGAGGAAATTTATGATCGTTTGGATGAAGTAATGATTAGTTATCTTAATGCTAGGGAAGAGCAAACTAATTTAGCTTGTCCACAATCTATCATTTATTATCCTTTTAGATTGGTTAAAGATGAAAAAATTTTAGAATTACCAAAAGGTGTCGCAGCTAAGTTGTTAGATTTGCCTGGGTTATCCCATGTTGGAGATGAAGGAAGTCTTTCGGTTATAAAACAGTGCCGTGAAGCTTTATGCTTAGTGACTTATAATAGTGCAGAAAATAATCAAGTTACGCAAGAAAAGTTATTGTCAGAAGTAGTTGAACAAGTAAAAGAATTAAAAGCGTCTCCCGCTCGAATGCTTTTTATTCTAAATCGAGTTGATGAGTTTAGAAAAGACGTAAAATGGCCGAGGAATGAAGATCGTTTTTTTGATAAAATGACAAAAAGTATTAAAGCCAAATTAATGGAAGAACTAGGAGAATATGTAAAAGATACTGAAAATTTGGCAATTGTTAAACTGAGTACATTGCCAGCTTTGTTGGCTGTACAAATTGAGAAAAACAAAGAATTAATACAAGATATATTGGGAGAATTACCCAGTATTGAAGATAAGTGGTCATCTCATGACAGAAGTAGAATCGATGTACTGCTGAAACCTTATGAAATAGTGGATGATTACTTTAAGCCATTAATCAAAAATATAGTTAAATCTCTACCTCCTGATCCAAAAGATTTGTCTATTAAACAACGGAGTTTAATAGCCCAAGAACTGCGACAACAATCTTATGCACAGGTTTTTGAAGAACACTTAAAAATACATATAGCAGAACATTTTCCTAAGCTAGTTATTCCCCAAGCTATAGAGAGATTTAATGTTGCCGCAGGAAATAGTATTGCACAATGGGCAGTACAAACTACTACAGTTATTCTCAATAGTTCAGAAGAAGATTATCAGCGAGAAATTGAGAGACTTTCACAAATAAAATCATCTCTTGATCATTTTCTAAAAGTTAGTGATGCTAATTTAAGAAAACCTTTTGAAAAAATCAATCAAAAGTGTGAAGAGTATCTTAGTCAGCAAACAAAAGCTGATCCACTCTCTGTGTTAACAGAAGCCATTACAGAACTTCAATTTACCGAACCTTATAACGATATTGAAGAAAAATTAATTCCTCTCTACGATTGGAGAAATGCTTTGGGGAGAGGCGTTGATCAGATTTTGGAAGCAGTAGCAGAATCTTTAGAAAAAGGTATAGTTACTCTAGATCATCCTAATTTTAAAAAAGCTAGTATTGCCAATGTAAAATTGCTAGAGAGTAATCTAGGAAGATTGATTAAGTTAGGCTATAGTTATTCAACTGCACGAGATGGTCAAAATGTGGTTGCAAAAACACAAGAAGAGAAGGATAATCTTAATCAAAAAAACAAAGAATTAAACGAATTATCTATTCATCTTAGTTTGATTATTGCGCAAGTACTGGACAAAATTTCTACTCAAGAGATTCATCGAATGTATGAGGCCGTTAATGAATTATTTATATGTCATCTTGCTTATTTAGAGAAAGGTTCTAATTCTATCGCGGAAAATATTGTGATTAGATTTCCAGAGTCAGAGCTAAACAAAGTTAAAAATGATCTAAAATTTGATTTTGTTAAGTTTGATTCAGATTTTAAAATTAAAGAAGAAGACTACACTGAAGAACGAAGAACTTGGAAGCATTGGTTATGGATCGTTCCTAAAAAGGAAGAACGCTCTAGTGAGAATGCAGAAATTCCAAGCACAGGGCAAATTTTATCCGATTGGAAAAAACAATTAAAAAAAGTTGAACCTGATATGTTAAAACAAGTGATAGAATGGTTACTAGCACAAATTAATGATTTAAAAAAAAATGTAGATGAAACCCAAAGTGATGTTCTTAATCTCTATCGAGATAGATTGGAGAAAGCTAGACAAGAAATTACCTTGGATTACGAGCAAAAGCAAAATGTGTGGAAACCTATGCAACAAAGAGCCGAAAAATTAAAAGAAAGATTTTCTCGACTGGGGAACTTTCAAGAGGAGGTTAATCCAAGTGGGAATTGAATCCTTTGAAACAAATTTTGATCAAATTTTTAAAAAAGTTTATCCCCATATCGAAGGTCATAAAACAGGGACTTTAAGGACTGTGATTTACTTGATTTTGGATAGCCTTCAAGCGGAAAAACTTTGTCAAGAATATGACATTAAAAAAAATGCTCCCTTAGACGATGATCTAGATTTATCTGATGATATTATATATACGGTTTCCATCAATAAACAAAAACCTGTGAAAGAAAACTGGTTCTTCAAGACAGGGGGGGAAACTGTTAAAAACTTGTCCAGACCACTTCGTAAATCACTAGATAATAATAAGGACAAAATGGAATTTATTGTAGTTGCTGCTGTTATTTTAATTGGAACTTATATTACTCAAACTTTTTTGAGTAAGACTCCTACACAAAGTATAACTTCTCCTGCGCTTTCTAGCCAACCAATTCCTACTGCAATATGTTTAGCTGTTCCTGCATCAGTAGTTTACGGCTTAACTTTAGGAAAAATAATAAATAAAGAAAAAATGATTGAACTAATTGAAGCCGCTCCAGAATTTTTATGTATTAAAGCAGAGGAAGCCAATAAAAAAGTTATAGATGTAATCAATCAAGAAGTTTCACCAGATAGTCAACTTAAATTTTATATTAGGATTGACATCCCTAACGGACAAGAGATAATTGGTTCAGAGACTAAGTATGTCATCAAAAGGGATATTCCACCTAATGCACAAGGTCAAATTATCCAGCTAGGCCGTCTGAGAGATGCTTCTATTCTCAAAACATTTAACCGTATTTAAGGAATTAATTTAATGGATTGGAAATCCGCTTCATCCTACTACGAAACACGCCTCAGTGATGTCTTAAACATCCAACATTATGCCGTTGACTTAGCTAAACTTCCCCAAGCTGAAGTTCCCTCTAAATTAACAGAAACTCTTATTCAAGAAGCCGCACCTGCTAACCGCCAACTCGATCGCCTAAGAAAACGAGAATTTCGCATTGCTGTAGTTGGTTTAGAAAAAGCAGGAAAAAGTACCTTTATTAATGCTTGGTTAGAATGTGACTTACTTCCCGCCAAAGGAGGAAGATGTACCTTTACCACCACCCAAATTTATTCCGTTAAAAGTGAATCTAAACAAAGATTAGAAGTGCAAACTCGCACCGAAGAACAGTTTATTCATTTACTTAAAGAATTAGAAACCGTTGGTGCAAAGGAAGACTTAAAAACAATTAGAGAATATGAAACTACCTTACAACAAGTTAGAAAAGAAGGAAATTTAGTTATTCCCTTTACCCGACTCGAAGACATCCGAGAACAACTTAAAAAATACGTTGCTGATGAAAAATATGCCCATGCCGTCTTAGAAGCCAGACTTTATACCAATAAACTTGCCCAAGCAGAAGGAATTGTCTTTTATGATGTTCCTGGTTCAGATTCTGGGTTAACCAAGCACGTTGATGAAGCCCAACAAATGCTCTCAGATTGTGATGCCGTGATCGTGATCCAGCGTTTCCGTAGCATTCGAGAAGCCGAATTAGAAATTATTAAATTTACAGAACAAGGCGATAAAAATATCACTATTGCCGATAAACTATTTGTTTTTTTAAGTCATATTGATGCTCTCGGTAGCGCAGAATCCCTTAAAACCCATATTGCAGAAGCTTCTCAAGATTGGTCAAAACGCGCCAATTTACCACAAAATCGTATTGTTTCAGGTTCAGCAGGAGCTTATTTAATTTTAAACAATCTTGCGGAAGAACATACCCAATTAGAAATTGGAAAAGCTAGTAATATTCAAGATAAATTAAGCACTTTAACTGGTATTAAAGACGATGAAATCCTAAGAACTCAAGGGACAGGTATTCCTGAAATTAAAGAAAAAATCTTCAATTATATTAATACTGAGCGAGTTACGATCCTGAAAAAACGCTGTGAAACTTCTATTGATAAAATCATCAATACCTCAGAAGAAATTTATCATCTTGTTAGTCAAAGATTTCCCGAAAATCCCGAAGAAGCACAACGCTTTGAAGAAGAAAGAAGACGAATTTCTTTTTCAGAGTGGTGGAAAAGTCAATGGGAATATATTAAAGCTGATTTGCAGAAATTTTATGAAACATCAGTGATTAATCAGCCCTTAGAAAAAGTTAATAACGAATCTTCCAGTAGCATTGAGAAATTTAGAGAACGTTATCTACAACTGATAGAAAGTGAAATGAACAAATTAAGAGAAGAAACTTTAAGGAAAAAAGAGATTATTTTTGATGCTAACTCTTTTCCAGACTTTGACAAGGCAAGAGCTAATTACGCTTGGCGAGATGATTTATATGCAGATATAAGAAAATTGTTAGATCAGCTTGCCCGACAATTGGCTGCCGAGTTAAAGGATGAATCCTTAAAATTAGTGGATTATATGTCATCATTATTATGGGGAAGTTCTCAAGTTAAAGAACGACTAATTGGTTATTCAGAAGATGAATTTTTAATCCGTTTAGAAAATAGTTTGAGTGTTTTATTTTTAAGATTTGCTCGTCCAGTTGCCGAAGCCTTAATTCGCGGCCCCGTTAACAGTGATACCCGAACTCAAATTGTTAAATCTCTAGGGGCTGATGTTGAATTGATTGATAATTATTATCAAGGAGATGAACCCGCTTTTAGAGTGTTGAAAAAATACGTTAAATATGGTTCTGATTTGCTCTTTAACCGTGACCTTCGCCAACAAGTGTTAGGCGTAACAGGCATCGCTGAAGAAGTTATCGGGATGACGATAGATAAAGTCATAGATTTAGCTGACCAATTAACTCCACCTAGAGAATTTGTTACCTTTGAAGTCACTAATGATATTAATGCTTTTGAAGAATACTTACGCAATGGTATTTTTGAAGCGGCTGGATTTGAATCCTATTGTATCCAAGAATTAAGAGGTTTAGTAGATCTCTTTCGAGAAAAGGAGGGTACATGGGCTGGCGTAGCACAAAACGAATGGTATAAGGAAAATCCTCAACTTTTAGCCGAATTGCCTGCTAACCTAAAATCCCAAGAATTTAATTTAGAGGTTAGTGAACGCCTACGACAATTATCAATTGCTTTAAAGAGAAACAGTTTTGGTGAGTAGTTTTTAGAAAGAGAAATAATAACCCACATTCCATCGTACATAAAATCGGGTTAAAGATTATCTAAAAATTTTCCCGATCAATCCATGACTATGATGTCCCACTGTCCATTTTTAATGCGATCGCAGTTAATTAGGGCTTGCTGAAAAAAGCTGAAACCTTTACGGAGAAAAATAGTAGGCGAATTAAGAACCGCTAGAATGCACGAAAATAGGGTAGAATGCCTCAAAACCATTGCATTAAGAAGAGAGAAAGCAGATGTACCGAAAGCAACAGTACTCAATTGAAACACCAGAAAACTTGAAAAATCTGTTCGGCGGGCAGTTAGACGAAGAAAATCGTTGGATAGAAATGTCAAAAATGATTCTTTGGGAAGAATATGAGGAAGAATATGCAAAAAACTTCACAGAAAAAAAAGGAGCCCCAGCCAAATCATTTAGAATGGCATTAGGAGCATTAATTATCAAAGAAATTTCAGGAAAAAGTGACAGAGAAACAGTAGAACAAATAAAAGAGAACCCTTATTTACAGTACTTTATAGGAATGGAAAGCTATAGTAGCAAAGAAGCATTTAATGCGTCAATGATGGTTCATTTTCGTAAAAAAATAGGAATGGAATTAATAAATAAATAAATAAATAAAATTAATAAAGAAATAGAAAAAAAAGCGACGGGTGTAGCGTCAGAAAAAAAAGAAAATGAAGGAAAGTTATTGTTAGATGCGACTTGTACACCAGCAGATATAAAATATCCAACGGATATAGGAATATTGAATGATGCCAGAGAAAAAACAGAAAAAATAATAGATAAGCTGTATGAAGAAATAAAAGAGAAAAGGAAAGAAAAGCCGAGGACTTATAGGGAAGTGGCAAGAAAAGAGTACTTAGCCATAGCAAAAAAACGTCGTGTGTCAAAAAAAGAAAGAAGAAAAGGAACAAAAAAACAACTAGGATATATAAAAAGAAACTTGTCTGATATAGAAAAAATGATAGAAGAGGGAGCAAAGTTAGAAAAACTAACGAAAAAAGAGCAAGAAGAGCTTGTAACGATAGGAAAAGTGTATGAGCAACAGTTAGAAATGTATGAAAAAAAGACAAATAAAGTAGAAAACAGAATTGTGAGTGTAAGCCAACCTCACGTGCGTCCAATAGTGCGTGGAAAAGCGGGAAAAGCAGTAGAGTTTGGAGCTAAAATATCGGCAAGTAATGTGAATGGCTTTGTCTTCTTAGACAAATTAAGTTGGGATAATTACAACGAATCGGGAGATTTACAAGCGCGAATAGAAGAATATAAAAGGGAAACAGGATGTTATCCGGAATCGGTTCATGTGGATAAAATCTATCGAACAAAAGCGAATCGAGCTTATTGTAAAGAAAGGGATATAAGAATGAGTGGTCCCCGATTGGGAAGACCGCCGAAAGAGGTGAGCAAAGAAAAAAAGAAAGAGGCACGCTCAGATGAAAGAGTGCGTAATGCCATTGAGGGTAAATTCGGACAGGGAAAGAGGAAATTTAGTCTTGGTCGAGTGATGGCCAAACTACCTGAGACCTCGGAAACGGTAATTGCGATGAACTTTTTGGTAATGAATCTTTCTACTCTACTTCAGAAGACAAAAAGTAAAAAGTTGTAGAGTCGTTTTTCTTGTGAAAAATGGTGTTAATTTTCCTCTCTTTTGTGAGGAGTGATTTGTGTTGACCTTTTTAGACAGAAAGGAACAATAGATTAAACAAAATCTGTATTTTGATTTGTTTCCATAAGGATAAGTTATCTATGCTTTTTCAGTCCATACTTCCCTAACCCACATTTCTTTCGTTTTTTGACTTTTTCAGCAAGCCCTAATTAGGGCTTGCTGAAAAAAGCTGAAACCTTTACGGAGAAAAATAGTAGGCGAATTAAGAACCGCTAGAATGCACGAAAATAGGGTAGAATGCCTCAAAACCATTGCATTAAGAAGAGAGAAAGCAGATGTACCGAAAGCAACAGTACTCAATTGAAACACCAGAAAACTTGAAAAATCTGTTCGGCGGGCAGTTAGACGAAGAAAATCGTTGGATAGAAATGTCAAAAATGATTCTTTGGGAAGAATATGAGGAAGAATATGCAAAAAACTTCACAGAAAAAAAAGGAGCCCCAGCCAAATCATTTAGAATGGCATTAGGAGCATTAATTATCAAAGAAATTTCAGGAAAAAGTGACAGAGAAACAGTAGAACAAATAAAAGAGAACCCTTATTTACAGTACTTTATAGGAATGGAAAGCTATAGTAGCAAAGAAGCATTTAATGCGTCAATGATGGTTCATTTTCGTAAAAAAATAGGAATGGAATTAATAAATAAAATTAATAAAGAAATAGAAAAAAAAGCGACGGGTGTAGCGTCAGAAAAAAAGAAAATGAAGGAAAGTTATTGTTAGATGCGACTTGTACACCAGCAGATATAAAATATCCAACGGATATAGGAATATTGAATGATGCCAGAGAAAAAACAGAAAAAATAATAGATAAGCTGTATGAAGAAATAAAAGAGAAAAGGAAAGAAAAGCCGAGGACTTATAGGGAAGTGGCAAGAAAAGAGTACTTAGCCATAGCAAAAAAACGTCGTGTGTCAAAAAAAGAAAGAAGAAAAGGAACAAAAAAACAACTAGGATATATAAAAAGAAACTTGTCTCATATAGAAAAAATGATAGAAGAGGGAGCAAAGTTAGAAAAACTAACGAAAAAAGAGCAAGAAGAGCTTGTAACGATAGGAAAAGTGTATGAGCAACAGTTAGAAATGTATGAAAAAAAGACAAATAAAGTAGAAAACAGAATTGTGAGTGTAAGCCAACCTCACGTGCGTCCAATAGTGCGTGGAAAAGCGGGAAAAGCAGTAGAGTTTGGAGCTAAAATATCGGCAAGTAATGTGAATGGCTTTGTCTTCTTAGACAAATTAAGTTGGGATAATTACAACGAATCGGGAGATTTACAAGCGCGAATAGAAGAATATAAAAGGGAAACAGGATGTTATCCGGAATCGGTTCATGTGGATAAAATCTATCGAACAAAAGCGAATCGAGCTTATTGTAAAGAAAGGGATATAAGAATGAGTGGTCCCCGATTGGGAAGACCGCCGAAAGAGGTGAGCAAAGAAAAAAAGAAAGAGGCACGCTCAGATGAAAGAGTGCGTAATGCCATTGAGGGTAAATTCGGACAGGGAAAGAGGAAATTTAGTCTTGGTCGAGTGATGGCCAAACTACCTGAGACCTCGGAAACGGTAATTGCGATGAACTTTTTGGTAATGAATCTTTCTACTCTACTTCAGAAGACAAAAAGTAAAAAGTTGTAGAGTCGTTTTTCTTGTGAAAAATGGTGTTAATTTTCCTCTCTTTTGTGAGGAGTGATTTGTGTTGACCTTTTTAGACAGAAAGGAACAATAGATTAAACAAAATCTGTATTTTGATTTGTTTCCATAAGGATAAGTTATCTATGCTTTTTCAGTCCATACTTCCCTAACCCACATTTCTTTCGTTTTTTGACTTTTTCAGCAAGCCCTAATTAATCTCTTGAATCTTGCCTAAATCATTGAAAAAAAGGAGTAACTCACCAATGAAGAAGACAAAGTATTGGCAAGTTTTTCCATCAAAGGTAGTAAGTAACTCGGTCAAGTTGCACGGGTATTTAAAACAATGACTCGAATCGAGTATCTTGATAAATTTTGTTGATGAGGTAAGTTTTTGTCGGCTGTGATAAAAATATCAAAAGGGTAACTTGAAGCTCGTTCCAAAATTTCCCTATCCTTAAGACCTTGCCATCTCAGATCATAGACATTTAAAACCCGATAACCTCGTTCTGTAAAAGGCTGCTTAAGTTGTTTATTTAAAAGATTCTCATCTAACAAGATAAGCATTATTTTGACGGGCTTCAATAATAACTAATTTTGCAACATTTTCTAAAACTTTAACTGCTAACTTCTCCAAATAGGGGAAATC contains:
- a CDS encoding Uma2 family endonuclease — protein: MTTSPTYSLFDVVYPESDGLPMAESDATRDYLIYGVEALDRYFQKDPKVYVSGNLFIYYEQGNPKAVVAPDVFVVLGVDKKKRFSYKTWEERDKMPDFILEITSKSTASQDRGIKKGLYSYLGVKEYFQYDPTADYLRPCLQGFRLMEGNYLPILGQLHGDHLSIHSETLGLELRLEADGEMRFYNPKTGEKLLSTGEMEQARVQAEQRADKLAAKLRELGLDPDRL
- a CDS encoding dynamin family protein; translation: MTQKSYEVFQAVENKANLLAVYWDNFKTEIIQHLPESYHAEIDELSSNLEKASEKLIDELRHPTLILATTGTTSSGKSTLVNFLCGADIVPTAVSEMSAGTVTIEYSEERALIIQETQGALWECGKWKGISDEEIYDRLDEVMISYLNAREEQTNLACPQSIIYYPFRLVKDEKILELPKGVAAKLLDLPGLSHVGDEGSLSVIKQCREALCLVTYNSAENNQVTQEKLLSEVVEQVKELKASPARMLFILNRVDEFRKDVKWPRNEDRFFDKMTKSIKAKLMEELGEYVKDTENLAIVKLSTLPALLAVQIEKNKELIQDILGELPSIEDKWSSHDRSRIDVLLKPYEIVDDYFKPLIKNIVKSLPPDPKDLSIKQRSLIAQELRQQSYAQVFEEHLKIHIAEHFPKLVIPQAIERFNVAAGNSIAQWAVQTTTVILNSSEEDYQREIERLSQIKSSLDHFLKVSDANLRKPFEKINQKCEEYLSQQTKADPLSVLTEAITELQFTEPYNDIEEKLIPLYDWRNALGRGVDQILEAVAESLEKGIVTLDHPNFKKASIANVKLLESNLGRLIKLGYSYSTARDGQNVVAKTQEEKDNLNQKNKELNELSIHLSLIIAQVLDKISTQEIHRMYEAVNELFICHLAYLEKGSNSIAENIVIRFPESELNKVKNDLKFDFVKFDSDFKIKEEDYTEERRTWKHWLWIVPKKEERSSENAEIPSTGQILSDWKKQLKKVEPDMLKQVIEWLLAQINDLKKNVDETQSDVLNLYRDRLEKARQEITLDYEQKQNVWKPMQQRAEKLKERFSRLGNFQEEVNPSGN
- a CDS encoding dynamin family protein — its product is MDWKSASSYYETRLSDVLNIQHYAVDLAKLPQAEVPSKLTETLIQEAAPANRQLDRLRKREFRIAVVGLEKAGKSTFINAWLECDLLPAKGGRCTFTTTQIYSVKSESKQRLEVQTRTEEQFIHLLKELETVGAKEDLKTIREYETTLQQVRKEGNLVIPFTRLEDIREQLKKYVADEKYAHAVLEARLYTNKLAQAEGIVFYDVPGSDSGLTKHVDEAQQMLSDCDAVIVIQRFRSIREAELEIIKFTEQGDKNITIADKLFVFLSHIDALGSAESLKTHIAEASQDWSKRANLPQNRIVSGSAGAYLILNNLAEEHTQLEIGKASNIQDKLSTLTGIKDDEILRTQGTGIPEIKEKIFNYINTERVTILKKRCETSIDKIINTSEEIYHLVSQRFPENPEEAQRFEEERRRISFSEWWKSQWEYIKADLQKFYETSVINQPLEKVNNESSSSIEKFRERYLQLIESEMNKLREETLRKKEIIFDANSFPDFDKARANYAWRDDLYADIRKLLDQLARQLAAELKDESLKLVDYMSSLLWGSSQVKERLIGYSEDEFLIRLENSLSVLFLRFARPVAEALIRGPVNSDTRTQIVKSLGADVELIDNYYQGDEPAFRVLKKYVKYGSDLLFNRDLRQQVLGVTGIAEEVIGMTIDKVIDLADQLTPPREFVTFEVTNDINAFEEYLRNGIFEAAGFESYCIQELRGLVDLFREKEGTWAGVAQNEWYKENPQLLAELPANLKSQEFNLEVSERLRQLSIALKRNSFGE
- a CDS encoding DUF5615 family PIN-like protein, with protein sequence MLILLDENLLNKQLKQPFTERGYRVLNVYDLRWQGLKDREILERASSYPFDIFITADKNLPHQQNLSRYSIRVIVLNTRAT